Proteins encoded within one genomic window of Kibdelosporangium phytohabitans:
- a CDS encoding cation:proton antiporter regulatory subunit, producing the protein MNVEVTPLPGLGTRQDFVSRGGRRIGVITYRDGRMEMIVSKQDDTDSCVASIPLTVEESATLATLLGAPQLVTQLEEQNRDISGITTRQLPLAPGSPYDGRTLGDTALRTRTAVSVVAVVRGGTAHPSPRPDFRLSGGDMLVTVGTADGLGKAVEVLETG; encoded by the coding sequence GTGAACGTCGAGGTGACCCCACTGCCGGGACTGGGCACGCGTCAGGACTTCGTCTCCCGCGGCGGACGGCGGATCGGTGTGATCACCTATCGCGACGGCCGGATGGAGATGATCGTCTCCAAGCAGGACGACACCGACTCGTGCGTGGCCTCGATCCCGCTGACGGTCGAGGAGAGCGCGACGCTGGCGACCCTGCTCGGCGCGCCCCAGCTGGTGACGCAGCTGGAGGAGCAGAACAGGGACATCTCCGGCATCACCACCCGGCAGCTGCCGCTCGCGCCCGGCTCGCCCTACGACGGCAGGACCCTCGGTGACACGGCACTGCGCACCAGGACAGCTGTGTCGGTCGTCGCCGTGGTGCGTGGCGGTACAGCGCATCCATCGCCCCGGCCGGACTTCCGGCTCAGCGGCGGCGACATGCTCGTGACCGTCGGCACAGCCGACGGGCTGGGCAAGGCCGTCGAGGTGCTCGAGACCGGCTGA
- a CDS encoding cation:proton antiporter produces the protein MHDTAISLIELGAVFFGLGLLGRLAWKIGISPIPLYLLGGLAFGSGGLIPLHGIDEFASLAGEIGVILLLLLLGLEYSANELVTGMRRAWLAGLLDLVLNALPGAAVALLLGWGPVGAIAMAGVTYISSSGIIAKVLGDLGRLGNRETPVVLSILVFEDLAMAVYLPILTALLAGATLMGGLTAVGVSLIVITIVLVIALKFGRYVSMLVDSPEPEVFLLRVLGAALLVAGVASQLQVSAAVGAFLLGIAISGSTAENATKLLEPLRDLFAAMFFVVFGLNTNPTTIPPVLGWAVALAFVTTLTKVATGWFAARQQGIGRMGRARAGAALVARGEFSIVIAGLAVAAGAVEDELAALATAYVLLMAVLGPVAARVVEPVARGLQRKLQPRPA, from the coding sequence GTGCACGACACCGCCATCTCCCTGATCGAACTGGGAGCGGTTTTCTTCGGCCTGGGCCTGCTCGGACGACTGGCGTGGAAGATCGGTATCTCACCGATCCCGCTGTACCTGCTCGGCGGTCTCGCGTTCGGGTCCGGCGGGCTGATCCCGTTGCACGGCATCGACGAGTTCGCCTCACTGGCGGGCGAGATCGGCGTGATCCTGCTGCTGTTGCTGCTCGGCCTGGAGTACTCGGCCAACGAGCTGGTCACAGGGATGCGCAGGGCGTGGCTGGCGGGACTGCTGGACCTGGTGCTCAACGCGTTGCCGGGCGCGGCCGTGGCGCTGCTGCTGGGCTGGGGCCCGGTCGGCGCGATCGCGATGGCGGGGGTCACGTACATCTCGTCGTCGGGGATCATCGCGAAGGTGCTGGGCGACCTCGGCAGGCTCGGTAACCGCGAAACACCTGTGGTGCTGTCGATCCTGGTGTTCGAGGACCTGGCGATGGCGGTGTACCTGCCGATCCTGACGGCGCTGCTGGCGGGCGCGACGCTGATGGGCGGGCTGACGGCGGTGGGCGTCTCGCTGATCGTGATCACGATCGTGCTGGTGATCGCGCTGAAGTTCGGTCGCTACGTCTCGATGCTGGTCGACAGCCCGGAGCCGGAGGTGTTCCTGCTGCGGGTGCTGGGAGCGGCGCTGCTGGTGGCGGGAGTGGCCTCGCAGCTGCAGGTGTCCGCGGCGGTGGGAGCGTTCCTGCTGGGCATCGCGATCTCCGGGTCGACGGCGGAGAACGCGACGAAGCTGCTGGAACCGTTGCGGGACTTGTTCGCCGCGATGTTCTTCGTGGTCTTCGGGCTGAACACGAACCCGACGACGATCCCGCCGGTGCTCGGCTGGGCGGTGGCGCTGGCGTTCGTGACGACGCTGACGAAGGTTGCCACCGGATGGTTCGCGGCCCGCCAGCAAGGCATCGGCCGGATGGGCCGGGCGAGGGCGGGGGCGGCACTGGTGGCACGCGGGGAGTTCTCCATCGTCATCGCGGGCCTGGCGGTGGCCGCGGGCGCGGTGGAAGACGAATTGGCCGCGCTGGCAACGGCATACGTGCTGCTGATGGCAGTGCTCGGACCGGTGGCCGCCCGTGTGGTCGAGCCGGTAGCCCGTGGCCTGCAACGCAAACTGCAGCCCCGCCCAGCCTAG
- a CDS encoding MurR/RpiR family transcriptional regulator, which yields MTRNPALADLRSRIREQWDEFSPAARGVCRSLSAITPERLLHMSAQDIGAESKTSNATVIRTLQALGYTGLAELKGKVAAPFTTETAPEERARQRVESTGGDLDQVWDRVVGEALDRIELSRRNHSPDAYATAVRILLEAEQVLTYGIGASSVSAEHLASKLRRVGLRARPIQSAGSSSPTT from the coding sequence GTGACACGAAATCCGGCGCTGGCCGATCTGCGGTCCCGGATCCGCGAGCAGTGGGACGAGTTCTCCCCCGCGGCGCGAGGTGTCTGCCGATCACTCTCGGCGATCACGCCGGAACGACTGCTCCACATGTCCGCACAGGACATCGGCGCGGAGAGCAAGACCAGCAACGCCACCGTGATCCGCACCCTGCAGGCGCTGGGCTACACCGGTCTCGCCGAACTCAAGGGCAAGGTCGCGGCGCCGTTCACCACGGAAACGGCCCCGGAGGAACGCGCGCGGCAGCGTGTCGAGTCCACCGGCGGCGACCTGGACCAGGTGTGGGACCGGGTGGTCGGCGAGGCACTCGACCGGATCGAGTTGTCGCGCCGCAACCACTCCCCGGACGCGTACGCGACAGCCGTGCGGATTCTCCTTGAGGCCGAGCAGGTCCTGACGTACGGCATCGGCGCGTCATCGGTCTCGGCCGAACACCTCGCGTCGAAGCTGCGGCGCGTCGGACTGCGGGCCCGGCCCATCCAGTCCGCCGGGTCAAGCTCGCCGACGACCTGA
- a CDS encoding TOBE domain-containing protein, with protein sequence MASSIRDQPAGTVSAVRSGEVMATVRTRLPGGQEITAAITREAVEDLGITDGTPVSVLVKSAEVALTTS encoded by the coding sequence ATGGCATCGAGCATCCGCGACCAGCCCGCGGGCACGGTGAGCGCCGTCCGGTCCGGCGAGGTCATGGCCACGGTCAGGACCCGGCTGCCCGGCGGGCAGGAGATCACCGCGGCGATCACCCGTGAGGCCGTCGAGGACCTCGGCATCACCGACGGCACACCGGTGAGTGTCCTGGTGAAGTCGGCCGAGGTCGCACTCACCACCTCGTAG
- a CDS encoding sensor histidine kinase produces the protein MGRWRYAVWGVVVLYLGSDLVGSVINSTQVHGVAGVVPDGGLHVLALACGYIAYRWDKYSVWLLAVTAVLGLAEHFHTQFAGTSLMFLAVWMAPFRARLWHAITLTVAVTAAYVGTSMAVSLDGYAIFGIGFALGWAGFLAAVLNQLAVTRAQTRAIAEARAHTAVLGERQRLAREIHDILAHSLSAQVVHLEGARLLLERGAERDVVLDRVVRAGDLARSGLEDSKRAVAALRGDQAPLAEQLEQLADQFRATTGRACEVTVTGDAGQLTPEAWLAVVRTAQEALTNAHKHAPRASVSLALRCAADWCELNVEDTGGTAAGTAGNGYGLVGMRERAELIGGTLDAGPVDGGFRVRLRVPA, from the coding sequence GTGGGCAGATGGCGGTACGCGGTGTGGGGCGTGGTCGTGCTGTATCTCGGCTCCGACCTCGTGGGTTCCGTCATCAACTCCACCCAGGTGCACGGCGTGGCCGGGGTTGTCCCCGACGGCGGCCTGCACGTTCTGGCGTTGGCGTGTGGGTACATCGCCTACCGCTGGGACAAGTACAGCGTCTGGCTGCTCGCCGTGACGGCCGTGCTGGGCCTGGCCGAGCACTTCCACACCCAGTTCGCCGGGACCAGCCTGATGTTCCTCGCGGTCTGGATGGCGCCGTTCCGGGCACGGCTGTGGCACGCGATTACGTTGACCGTGGCTGTGACGGCGGCGTACGTCGGCACATCGATGGCGGTCTCGCTGGACGGGTACGCGATCTTCGGCATCGGTTTCGCACTCGGCTGGGCCGGTTTCCTCGCCGCGGTGCTCAACCAGCTCGCGGTGACGCGCGCGCAGACCAGGGCGATCGCCGAGGCGCGGGCGCACACGGCGGTGCTGGGGGAGCGGCAGCGGCTGGCCCGTGAGATCCACGACATCCTGGCGCATTCGCTGTCCGCTCAGGTCGTGCACCTCGAAGGGGCGCGGCTGCTGCTGGAACGGGGCGCGGAGCGGGACGTGGTCCTCGATCGGGTCGTCCGGGCGGGAGATCTGGCCAGGTCGGGTTTGGAGGATTCCAAGCGGGCGGTCGCGGCGTTGCGAGGCGATCAGGCACCGCTGGCGGAGCAGTTGGAACAACTCGCCGACCAGTTCCGGGCGACCACCGGACGCGCGTGCGAGGTCACGGTGACCGGCGATGCCGGGCAGCTGACGCCGGAAGCCTGGCTCGCTGTGGTGCGCACGGCGCAGGAGGCGTTGACCAACGCCCACAAGCACGCGCCGCGGGCGTCGGTGTCCCTTGCCTTGCGGTGCGCGGCCGACTGGTGTGAATTGAACGTCGAGGACACCGGCGGGACAGCCGCCGGGACCGCGGGAAACGGGTACGGATTGGTGGGTATGCGGGAACGGGCCGAACTGATCGGCGGCACACTGGACGCCGGGCCGGTCGACGGTGGATTCCGGGTGCGGCTGCGGGTCCCGGCATGA
- a CDS encoding LysR family transcriptional regulator has product MELREVDAFLVLADELHLGRTAHRLRVSQERVGGLIRSLEREIGAALFERTSGHVQLTDVGLRFYDGAKRGYDMLVTSLTECQAVARDAQVRLSVGYMPSIGAKGVTRIVSAFEHRHPGCAVKLRAMVHFDVGVSGYVPPIDTDVELIWSPGGDGKALDAPGRTIGPVLHRVGRGVVVPSGHPLASNESISVEQLAGYPLLNPSNAWRPELLEAWTPSMTPSGVPLNRLATDITTMTGRNELTLDDFLAAVARGHGLYITIGTVFDRFVFPGLEVVPINDMPPMAVVPIWRSSSRNTAIREFVDTARDISFDPGP; this is encoded by the coding sequence GTGGAGTTACGGGAAGTGGATGCCTTCCTCGTCCTCGCGGACGAGCTGCATCTCGGCCGGACCGCGCACCGCCTGCGCGTCTCGCAGGAACGGGTCGGCGGCCTGATCCGGTCGCTCGAACGGGAGATCGGCGCGGCGCTGTTCGAGCGCACGAGCGGGCACGTCCAGCTGACCGACGTCGGCCTGCGGTTCTACGACGGCGCCAAGCGCGGCTACGACATGCTCGTGACGTCGCTGACCGAGTGCCAGGCGGTGGCCCGGGACGCCCAGGTGCGGCTGTCAGTCGGCTACATGCCGTCGATCGGCGCGAAAGGCGTCACGCGGATCGTGTCCGCCTTCGAGCACCGCCATCCCGGCTGCGCGGTCAAGCTCCGCGCCATGGTGCACTTCGACGTCGGCGTCAGCGGGTACGTCCCGCCGATCGACACCGATGTCGAACTGATCTGGAGTCCCGGCGGGGACGGCAAGGCGCTCGACGCCCCCGGCCGCACCATCGGCCCGGTGCTGCACCGCGTCGGGCGTGGCGTGGTCGTGCCGTCCGGGCATCCGCTGGCCAGCAACGAGTCGATCAGCGTCGAGCAGCTCGCCGGGTACCCGCTGCTGAACCCGAGCAACGCGTGGCGGCCGGAGTTGCTGGAGGCGTGGACGCCGAGCATGACGCCGTCCGGTGTGCCGCTGAACCGGCTCGCGACCGACATCACGACGATGACCGGCCGCAACGAGCTGACGCTCGACGACTTCCTCGCCGCGGTGGCCCGCGGCCACGGCCTGTACATCACGATCGGCACGGTGTTCGACCGGTTCGTGTTCCCCGGCTTGGAAGTGGTGCCGATCAACGACATGCCGCCGATGGCGGTCGTGCCGATCTGGCGCAGTTCGTCCCGCAACACGGCGATCAGGGAGTTCGTCGACACGGCGCGGGACATCTCGTTCGACCCCGGTCCGTGA
- a CDS encoding threonine ammonia-lyase, protein MTRPMIRPVRVPGTDDLPPAWQRVSAVLRPSPVDSTAEVLLKLETAQPGGSFKIRGAIAAMSALPADAEVVTASAGNHGLGVATASALLGMRATVVVSGNASPAKVAKLKGFENVTLVQVGSSFDDAEQYALSLTDGVYVSAYNDPAVIAGQATIGYELDSQVDGPMTVVCAVGGGGLASGLGLWASQRAGVRVVGVESAESVAMSETVNAGHDVEITVGETLADGIVGNLEPGSVTVGLITEHVHSLVTVTEPELRHAIRYLAANHGVVAEGAGAVPVAALLAGKVDVAGRAVAIVSGRNVTLGTLADVFAEEPANRA, encoded by the coding sequence ATGACCCGTCCCATGATCCGCCCTGTGCGTGTTCCCGGTACCGACGACCTGCCTCCGGCCTGGCAGCGGGTGTCGGCCGTGCTGCGGCCGTCCCCTGTGGACAGCACGGCGGAGGTGCTGCTGAAACTGGAGACCGCGCAGCCGGGTGGCTCGTTCAAGATCCGGGGCGCGATCGCGGCGATGAGCGCCCTGCCCGCGGATGCCGAGGTCGTGACCGCTTCGGCGGGCAACCACGGGCTCGGCGTGGCCACGGCGTCCGCGTTGCTCGGCATGCGCGCCACGGTCGTGGTGTCCGGCAACGCCTCACCGGCCAAGGTCGCCAAGCTCAAGGGGTTCGAGAACGTCACCCTGGTCCAGGTCGGGAGCTCGTTCGACGACGCCGAGCAGTACGCCTTGAGCCTCACCGACGGGGTGTACGTGTCGGCGTACAACGACCCGGCGGTGATCGCGGGCCAAGCCACCATCGGCTACGAGCTCGACAGCCAGGTCGACGGCCCGATGACCGTGGTGTGCGCGGTCGGCGGCGGTGGGCTCGCGTCGGGCCTGGGCCTGTGGGCGTCGCAGCGGGCGGGTGTCCGCGTCGTCGGCGTCGAGTCGGCCGAGTCCGTCGCCATGTCGGAAACCGTCAACGCGGGCCACGATGTGGAGATAACCGTCGGCGAGACGCTCGCCGACGGCATTGTCGGCAACCTCGAGCCCGGTTCGGTGACGGTCGGCCTGATCACCGAGCACGTCCACTCGCTGGTCACGGTCACCGAACCGGAGCTTCGGCACGCCATCCGCTACCTCGCGGCCAACCACGGCGTGGTCGCCGAGGGCGCGGGCGCGGTGCCCGTCGCGGCGCTGCTGGCCGGGAAGGTCGACGTCGCCGGGCGGGCGGTCGCGATCGTGTCCGGCCGCAACGTCACGCTAGGCACGCTGGCCGATGTGTTCGCCGAAGAACCGGCGAACCGCGCCTAG
- a CDS encoding metallophosphoesterase family protein, with the protein MRVVVLADTHSPRRWKSCPPRVAEHLRDADVILHAGDVCTPDVLDELAEFAPVYVVQGNNDGPDVAAWGASETLEVDLGGLAVAMIHDSGQATGRTARMRRRFPRADLVVFGHSHIPMDQTGDGVRIFNPGSPTDRRRQPYGTLGVLDISDGSLAGARIVPVTG; encoded by the coding sequence ATGAGGGTTGTTGTGCTTGCTGATACTCATTCGCCTCGGCGCTGGAAGTCTTGTCCACCTCGTGTCGCTGAGCATCTTCGGGATGCTGATGTCATCCTGCACGCTGGGGATGTGTGTACGCCGGATGTTCTCGATGAGCTCGCTGAGTTCGCACCGGTGTATGTCGTGCAGGGCAACAATGATGGTCCGGATGTGGCTGCCTGGGGTGCGTCCGAGACGCTTGAGGTTGACTTGGGTGGCTTGGCGGTGGCCATGATTCATGACAGTGGGCAGGCCACGGGCCGCACCGCCCGGATGCGGCGGCGGTTTCCCCGTGCCGATCTTGTCGTGTTCGGGCACTCGCACATTCCGATGGATCAGACCGGTGATGGTGTGCGGATCTTCAACCCCGGTTCGCCTACCGACCGGCGGCGCCAGCCGTACGGCACCCTTGGTGTCCTTGACATCTCCGACGGTTCGCTTGCCGGGGCACGGATCGTCCCTGTGACCGGCTGA
- a CDS encoding ABC transporter permease subunit, whose product MITLVKAEFLRITRSMRWVAAIAVMACALWAVLQVVLFIKPETVDERAVESAYSMAQQGYMFVMILGILLVTSEYRHRTITWAFLVTPRRGRVITAKLVASSAIGLAVGLLAALVTGPLVAILLSAYDYPVWTPDIPAVLLGSVLSTGLWCLFGAGAGALIRNMVAAITVAFVWVFYAEWALVMLVPAVGRWTPTGVGKAASGWNRDALGAFAPAGDLLPVWAGALLMIGYAVAAAVAARLITVRRDVT is encoded by the coding sequence ATGATCACGCTGGTGAAAGCCGAGTTCCTGCGGATCACCCGGTCCATGCGGTGGGTGGCCGCCATCGCGGTGATGGCGTGCGCGCTGTGGGCAGTCCTGCAAGTGGTCCTGTTCATCAAACCGGAAACGGTGGACGAACGAGCCGTCGAATCCGCGTACAGCATGGCCCAGCAGGGCTACATGTTCGTGATGATCCTCGGCATCCTCCTGGTCACCAGCGAGTACCGGCATCGAACGATCACGTGGGCCTTCCTCGTCACGCCACGGCGTGGGCGTGTGATCACGGCGAAGCTGGTGGCCAGCAGCGCGATCGGGCTTGCCGTCGGTCTGCTGGCCGCACTGGTGACCGGACCGCTCGTGGCGATCCTGCTGTCCGCGTACGACTATCCCGTGTGGACGCCGGACATTCCAGCGGTGTTGCTGGGCTCGGTGCTGAGCACGGGCTTGTGGTGCCTGTTCGGCGCGGGTGCCGGCGCGTTGATCCGCAACATGGTCGCCGCGATCACGGTCGCGTTCGTGTGGGTGTTCTACGCCGAATGGGCGCTGGTCATGCTGGTTCCCGCGGTCGGGCGGTGGACGCCGACCGGTGTGGGCAAGGCGGCCAGCGGCTGGAACCGGGACGCGCTCGGCGCGTTCGCCCCCGCCGGTGACCTGCTGCCCGTGTGGGCGGGAGCGTTGCTGATGATCGGTTACGCCGTCGCCGCGGCTGTCGCGGCCAGGCTGATCACCGTCCGGCGGGACGTGACATGA
- a CDS encoding TerD family protein — protein sequence MIDAQTIFRRTMRVPLGDGEPGTGSGVARQMDAALVGMGFKATRELLEHVGAFEPRSAMDIARMVIRTVRELVGDTVAHNAYFIRFPKDVPDTVEFWVKCMRDALVPLTIDGRVDLLQLPGYGTYQHTYEELLAAHDELIPSAKDRVTIVHLGGTVEQESARLFRDLAGSVTPLGESDLVLLAELAARTGELPETLPVRDNRAVVNSVRMAAGQPLVFVDTVTDVLRVACHASGGDVTLQERTKFRGFKRRERRVLLAALDAVIADNDGKLGDVTRFAERWKRLGERLHPHEYPQFPCAAEVFAVARGDRRFQSLAGRAEQAYRTEGVVAAASVLSDAPGMLVRSMDRLLREADPAQTEQVLELAGKSLGAVSGRVLCSVREHFANRASPDSARVFASRGRRAWVAGDNRKPLRSMVINRAIRMLDAELLGRVPACERIVIHPDVLDVAVPLSGKATEDGFAVLPRGTRTPVDGDVLRFFTYWRQRRERTDFDLSVLLLNKDFQYAGHVSWTSYDTGGAVYSGDITEAKDGATEFIDVTLDAVSARYIVPQVNIYSGEGFDQVAESMFGWMTRERGQEGAPFEPRTVRTRSDMRGSSRVALPIVFGRDDDGRWTATWTHLYLTGSVNFNRVEGHMSNTSRLARAVYEKRYLTMSYLINLLAVKAGSVTVWEPGVRLAEPVVFIGLDQPEGLPEGSEVFTRDRLNRLVPA from the coding sequence GTGATCGACGCGCAGACGATCTTCCGCAGGACCATGCGGGTGCCGTTGGGCGACGGCGAGCCGGGCACCGGCTCCGGTGTCGCCCGGCAGATGGACGCCGCGCTGGTCGGGATGGGTTTCAAGGCCACGCGCGAGCTGCTCGAGCACGTCGGCGCGTTCGAGCCCCGCTCCGCCATGGACATCGCCCGCATGGTGATCAGGACCGTGCGCGAACTGGTGGGGGACACCGTTGCGCACAACGCGTACTTCATCAGGTTCCCCAAGGACGTCCCGGACACCGTGGAGTTCTGGGTGAAGTGCATGCGTGACGCGCTGGTGCCGCTGACCATCGACGGCCGGGTCGACCTGCTCCAGCTGCCGGGCTACGGCACCTACCAGCACACCTACGAGGAACTCCTTGCCGCGCACGACGAGCTCATCCCGTCGGCGAAGGACCGTGTCACCATCGTGCACCTCGGCGGCACCGTCGAGCAGGAGAGTGCGCGTCTGTTCCGTGACCTCGCGGGCAGCGTGACGCCGCTCGGCGAGAGCGACTTGGTACTGCTGGCGGAACTCGCGGCCCGGACGGGCGAACTGCCGGAAACCCTTCCGGTCAGGGACAACCGCGCGGTCGTCAACTCCGTGCGAATGGCGGCCGGGCAGCCGTTGGTGTTCGTGGACACCGTGACGGATGTGCTGCGGGTGGCGTGCCACGCCAGCGGCGGTGACGTCACTTTGCAGGAGCGCACCAAGTTCCGCGGTTTCAAGCGGCGTGAACGGCGTGTGCTGCTGGCAGCGCTGGACGCGGTGATCGCGGACAACGACGGCAAGCTCGGAGACGTCACCCGGTTCGCTGAGCGGTGGAAGCGGCTGGGCGAACGGCTGCACCCGCACGAGTACCCGCAGTTCCCCTGCGCGGCAGAGGTTTTCGCGGTCGCCCGCGGCGACCGCAGGTTCCAGTCGCTGGCCGGGCGGGCCGAGCAGGCGTACCGCACCGAAGGTGTGGTCGCTGCGGCGTCCGTGCTGTCCGACGCTCCCGGAATGCTGGTGCGGTCGATGGACCGGTTGTTGCGTGAAGCGGATCCGGCGCAGACCGAGCAGGTGCTCGAATTGGCCGGGAAGTCGCTGGGGGCGGTGTCGGGCCGTGTGTTGTGCTCGGTGCGTGAGCACTTCGCCAACCGCGCGTCGCCGGACTCGGCGCGTGTGTTCGCCTCCCGCGGCCGTCGTGCCTGGGTGGCCGGCGACAACCGCAAGCCGTTGCGGTCCATGGTGATCAACCGCGCGATCAGGATGCTGGACGCCGAACTGCTCGGCCGGGTGCCCGCCTGCGAGCGGATCGTGATCCACCCGGACGTGCTCGACGTGGCCGTGCCGTTGTCCGGCAAGGCCACGGAGGACGGTTTCGCCGTGCTGCCGCGCGGCACCCGGACTCCGGTGGACGGCGACGTGCTGCGGTTCTTCACGTACTGGCGCCAGCGCCGGGAACGGACGGACTTCGATCTGTCGGTTCTGTTGCTGAACAAGGACTTCCAGTATGCGGGGCACGTGTCGTGGACCAGCTACGACACCGGCGGCGCGGTGTACTCCGGTGACATCACCGAAGCCAAGGACGGTGCCACGGAGTTCATCGACGTCACGCTGGACGCCGTGTCGGCCAGGTACATCGTGCCGCAGGTGAACATCTACTCGGGAGAGGGGTTCGACCAGGTCGCCGAGTCGATGTTCGGCTGGATGACGCGGGAACGCGGCCAGGAAGGCGCGCCGTTCGAGCCACGCACGGTCCGGACGCGTTCGGACATGCGCGGTTCCAGCCGGGTCGCGTTGCCGATCGTGTTCGGCCGTGACGACGACGGCAGGTGGACGGCCACCTGGACGCACCTGTACCTGACCGGCTCGGTGAACTTCAACCGCGTCGAGGGACACATGAGCAACACCAGCAGGCTTGCCCGTGCCGTGTACGAGAAGCGCTACCTGACGATGTCGTACCTGATCAACTTGCTCGCGGTCAAAGCCGGCTCGGTGACCGTGTGGGAACCGGGCGTCCGGCTGGCCGAGCCGGTCGTGTTCATCGGGCTCGACCAGCCGGAAGGCCTGCCGGAGGGCTCGGAGGTGTTCACCCGGGATCGGCTCAACCGACTGGTCCCGGCGTAG
- a CDS encoding GGDEF domain-containing protein: protein MTTSSSCDSCGRPHGRWATDRLTLLLDRWGWDEQAPHVLAASPSTALVVVDLDNFKRVNDRYGHVAGDAVLKAVADTLRQRTRKGDLVGRYGGHGGDEFLILLPDTVLDEALAVTERVRQDIRSLVVEAPTHGGTVRIDTITASFGVAAGNPTTDIQTLIVEADTALRHAKKTGRDRVRAPKQRRSMRIPLALLGACAAGVVVISLVSDTPKRVTQVAAEPPLLPALPTITMPAVTVPPSTVTMTATVQPSRAAGPTQKPKQTPPRTTSAAPSTDPSARAVERPPSQPTKTSVCPVCDVVEGAMEDFRSFLPR from the coding sequence ATGACCACTTCGTCCAGCTGCGACTCGTGCGGCCGGCCACACGGCCGGTGGGCGACCGACCGGCTGACCCTGTTGCTGGACAGGTGGGGTTGGGACGAGCAAGCACCCCACGTCCTGGCGGCCTCGCCATCGACGGCGCTGGTCGTGGTCGACCTCGACAACTTCAAACGCGTGAACGACCGCTACGGACACGTGGCGGGAGACGCGGTGCTGAAGGCCGTGGCGGACACTCTGAGGCAGCGGACCCGCAAGGGCGATCTCGTCGGCCGCTACGGCGGGCACGGCGGTGACGAGTTCCTGATCCTGTTGCCCGACACAGTGCTGGACGAAGCGCTGGCGGTGACTGAGCGGGTGCGCCAGGACATCCGCTCGCTCGTGGTGGAGGCCCCCACACACGGCGGAACAGTGCGGATCGACACGATCACGGCGTCCTTCGGCGTGGCGGCGGGAAACCCGACCACCGACATCCAAACCCTCATAGTCGAAGCAGACACAGCGCTGAGGCACGCGAAGAAAACCGGCCGGGACAGGGTTCGGGCACCGAAACAACGGCGATCCATGCGAATCCCACTCGCACTGCTCGGTGCGTGCGCGGCAGGAGTCGTCGTGATCTCACTGGTCAGCGACACACCGAAGCGAGTAACGCAGGTGGCCGCCGAGCCCCCACTGCTCCCCGCGCTGCCAACGATCACGATGCCCGCAGTGACTGTGCCGCCGTCAACGGTGACGATGACAGCGACCGTGCAACCATCCCGAGCCGCCGGACCAACACAGAAGCCGAAGCAAACTCCCCCGCGAACCACGTCGGCGGCGCCCTCCACGGACCCATCGGCCCGCGCGGTAGAGCGCCCGCCCTCGCAACCGACCAAAACCTCGGTCTGCCCAGTATGCGACGTAGTAGAAGGCGCAATGGAAGACTTCCGCTCATTCCTCCCCCGATAA
- a CDS encoding endonuclease/exonuclease/phosphatase family protein has protein sequence MKVRLVLAVACALLATAPAASATTTEVKILQVNICNSGLAGCYTGKAVDHAVSVIASARPQVLSVNESCVSDIEPLHKAMGPSAVAFVAARRPDGSPVLCTNGEQYGNIVMVLAELAGPVTATGLYATQDTSTEHRAWACLPAGKIGACTTHLSARSGSTALAQCKELMAKVVDHPRPAVVAGDMNLRYRGWPDVQSCNPPGFYRKGDGGLQHVFVSSDLKFVRGTRIDMNGTTDHPGWMVTVKMG, from the coding sequence ATGAAGGTCCGACTGGTTCTGGCGGTCGCCTGCGCGTTGCTCGCCACCGCGCCCGCGGCGAGCGCGACGACGACCGAAGTCAAGATCCTGCAGGTGAACATCTGCAACAGCGGCCTCGCCGGGTGCTACACCGGCAAAGCGGTCGACCACGCGGTCTCCGTGATCGCATCGGCCCGGCCGCAGGTGCTGTCGGTCAACGAGTCCTGCGTCAGCGACATCGAACCGCTGCACAAGGCGATGGGCCCGTCGGCGGTCGCGTTCGTCGCGGCCCGGCGTCCGGACGGATCCCCAGTGCTGTGCACCAACGGCGAGCAGTACGGCAACATCGTCATGGTGCTCGCGGAACTCGCCGGGCCGGTCACCGCGACCGGCCTCTACGCCACGCAGGACACCAGCACCGAGCACCGCGCCTGGGCCTGCCTGCCCGCCGGGAAGATCGGCGCGTGCACGACCCACCTCTCGGCCCGCAGCGGCTCGACAGCGCTCGCCCAGTGCAAGGAACTGATGGCCAAGGTCGTCGACCACCCCAGGCCCGCCGTGGTCGCCGGCGACATGAATCTGCGCTACCGCGGCTGGCCGGACGTGCAGAGCTGCAATCCACCCGGTTTCTACCGCAAGGGCGACGGCGGCCTGCAGCACGTCTTCGTCAGCTCCGATCTGAAGTTCGTGCGCGGCACCCGGATCGACATGAACGGCACCACCGACCATCCGGGGTGGATGGTCACCGTGAAGATGGGCTGA